GACCGACGGGATGAAGACCAGCATGCTTCCCGCCAGCACGCCCGGCATCGACAGCGGCAGGATGACTTTCGTGAAGCTACGGACGTTCGACGAGTACAGATCCTTGGACGCCTCGATCAGCCGTGGATCGATCTTCTCGAGGCTGACGTAGAGCGGCAGGATCATGAAGATGATCCAGTTGTAGGTGAGCCCGCCGATCACCGCCCAGCTGGTGGACAGCAGCCGGCCCTCCTCGGGCAGCAGTCCGATGGTGCCGAGCGTCTGGACCAGCCAGCCCTCGTCAGCCAGGATCGTCTTCCAGGCGATGGTGCGGATCAGGAACGTGACGAAGAACGGCAGGATCACCAGACCGAGGATCAGGTTTTTGAACCGTCCCGCCTTGAACGCGATGACGTATGCCAGCGGAAACGCCAGCACCAGACACAGCAGGGTAGCCGCCAAGGCATAACCGAACGACCGCAGAATCTGATCGCGGTACTGGCTGAATGCTTCGAAGTAGTTGTTGAAGCCCCACGCGAATTCGAGCGTGGGCATGTACACCGAACCGCCCGACGACGACAAAGACGTCTTCGCCAGCGTGAAGAACGGCACCACGAAGAAGATTCCGAGGTACACGAGCGCCGGCAGGACCATCAGATACGGAGCGATCTTGCTCCGCTGCCGCCCGCTGGTGGCTACACCCGCCATCCGATCAGCCGCCGGTGACTGCTGCGTACAGGGTGTTGTACTCGAGGGTCTGCTCGTCGGTCAGCGGTGCCCAGCCCTTCGACTTGTCCAGGGTCTCCTTCGAGGGGTTGATCAGCGGGTTGCTGGCCGCGGCAGGATCGACCTTCTCGAGTTCCTCGGTCATATCCGACAGGACGGGGACGTACTGCACGAAAGACACCAGTTTGGCGTAGTTCGCCCGGTCGTAGATGTAGTTGATCCACGCCTCGGCAGCACTTTGGTTCTTCGTGGTGTACGGAATCACCATGGTGTCGACGAACGTCGTCGCACCCGACTCCGGAACCACGAATTGCAGATCGGGATTGTCCGCCTGCAGCTGGACGACGTCGCCCGAATAGGCCTGTGCGACAGCGATGTTGCCCGCCGCGAGGTCATCGGCGTAGTCGTTGCCCGTGAAGCGCCGGATCTGTCCCTTGTCCTTCTGCTCACGGACGAGGTCTACGGCCTTCTGCACCGTCTCGGTGCTGGGGTCCTCGGGGGAATTGCCTTGCGACAGCATCAGCATGCCGAGGCCGTCCTGAGCGTCCGAGAACAGGCTGACACGGCCCTTGAACGCCGGATCCCACAGATCGTCGATCTTGGAGATGTCTCGACCGGTCGCCGCACGGTTGTAGGCCAGACCGACGAGGCCGGACATATAGGGCGCGCTGAACTTTCGCTCCGGGTCGACGCTCGCCTCGAGCAGATCCGGACGCAGGTTCTTCTTGTTGGACCAGCCGGCATCGCTGATGTCGTTCAGCCAACCGAGCTGGTGCAGGCGCACCGCCATGAACGTGGTCGGCACCGCGAGGTCGGCACCGATGTCCTGCTTGCGCGACAACGGTTCCTTGTTCTTGGCGAACCACTGCTCGTTGTCGTTGAAGTCTTCCTTGTAGTCCACCGTGATGCCGGACGCGGTCTGGAAGGCGGCGACGAAACCGTCGGCCATGTACAGCGGCCAGTTCGAAACCCGCAGCGTGCCGCTGGCTGGACCACCGTTCTGCGCTGATGTCTCGCCCGATTCGCCGCTCTCCGAGCTACAGGCGGCGAGGAAGGACGGACCGAGAGCCAGCGCCGCGGCGGCCGCGGCACCGCCGCCGATGAACCGCCGACGTGAGGTCCGGTTGGCGGCGAGCCGGGCGGCCAGTTCGAGGTCAATGTTCGTGGATGGCATGGCGACTGTGCCTTTCGTCGATGTGAAAGAGGGGACGGGCGAACGGAAACGGTCGATCAGGAGTCGTCGAGCATCTCTTCGAGATCTTCGGCCGTGGGGATGTCCGCCGCAGGCAATACCAGCGAGGCGTCCGGTGCCCATGACACGTGGACGCCGTCACCGGGCCGCAGCATCGGCAGGTCCTGTTCGGGACCGACGTGGGCGATGATCGTCGAATCGTCGGGCGCCACCAGCATCAGCCGCACCACCGGACCCTGGAACGTCAGATCCTTGACCGTCGCGGCCACGGTCGCGACATCTCCGGTCGGCGCGTCGACCGAAACCCGGACTCGTTCCGGCCGCACCATCAGCGTCGCGTGACCGCCTGGTTCGATCGCCGTGTCACCGGGGCGGGCCTTCAGCGTCGTCCCGAGCACTTCGACTTCGACGAAGTCGCGGTTGGTGCGGCCGGTCTGGCGGCCCGCCCACAAGTTCGCCTGTCCGATGAAGCTGGCGACGAACACCGTCGAGGGGCGGTCGTAGATCTCGGTCGGCGTGCCGATCTGGTCGACGTTGCCTGCGTTCATGACCGCGATGCGGTCACTCATCGTCAGCGCCTCTTCCTGGTCGTGGGTCACGTAGATGAACGTGATCCCGACCTCGCGCTGGATGCGCTTGAGCTCGAACTGCATGGCGTGGCGCAGCTTGAGGTCAAGCGCGCCGAGCGGTTCGTCGAGCAGCAGTGCGCTCGGGTAGTTCACCAGCGCACGAGCCAGCGCGACACGCTGCTGCTGACCGCCCGACAGCTGGGCGGGCCTGCGCTCGGCGAAGTCGGTCAGGCGAACGACCTCGAGCAATTCGTCGACCCGCTTGCGCACCTCGGCCTTGTCCTTCTTGCGGCTGCGCGGTCCGTACGCAACGTTGTCCCACACGGACATGTGCGGAAAGAGCGCGTAGTGCTGAAAAACCGTATTGACGTTCCGTTTGTGCGGTGGCACCCGCGAGACGTCGACCCCCTCGAGCCGAATGGCTCCCTCGGTTGGGCTCTCGAAACCCGCGATCATCCGCAGCGTCGTCGTCTTTCCGCAGCCCGATGGACCGAGCAGCGAGAAGAACTCGCCCGAGGCGATGGAGAAGTCCGCCTCGGCGACCGCTACGTAGTCCGAGAAGCGCTTGGTGACATGGTCGATCTCGATGACCGGACCGCCCTTGGTGCGGTCGGCTGCGTGTTGTCCCGTCGATTGATCTACGGCGGTGGTGCGTGAGCCGGTCAGAGCGGATCCTCCTCAAAAACCCCCGAAGCTGTGGATAAACAATCGCCGATCATGCTGACCTTCGCAAGCGATTCCGCAACGAATTTACATTCCGACAATGGAATCCTTCGTCAACTCGGCCCGGAACCAAAAGAATCCGCTGAAACGCGCGTGCGGACCCGCGGCCGGGCGGTCTGAGCAGCCGGCTGTGGAGGTCGCGAGGATGCACTCATGATCAGTTTCGCAGCCGTCGGCCGCGGGGTCGGGGAAATCTGATGACTCGTTTATCCCGGTGGCTTGCCCGGGTAGTGGTGAGGCATGGCAACGGTGGATGTCTCGGTTTCGTCTGATCTCAGCCCGGAGAAGGCGTGGGAGCTGGCGTCGGATCTGAGCCGGTTCGACGAGTGGCTGACCATCTTCGGCGGCTGGAAGAGCGCGGTGCCGACGGAGGTCGAGGTCGGCACCACGGTGTCGTCGACGATCAAGGTCAAAGGTTTTCGTAACGTCATCCACTGGCGCGTCACCCGGTACGACGAACCGAAGGCCATCGAGTTGGTCGGCAGAGGAAAGCCCGCCGTGTGCATCGCCCTGCGCCTGTGCGTGAAGGAGGTACCCGGCCCCTCCGAGGATGTCGCCTCCGGCTCCGTATTCCAGGTGATCGCCGACCTCACCGGCGGTCTGCTCAACACCAAGATCGGCAATCTGGTCGCCAAGGTTCTCGAGTCCGACGTTCGCAGATCCGTGACGAACCTCGCGGCACTGAGGTAGTTCTCAGCCCCATTCGTGGTTCATGGCACGGGATTCGTAGCGCGCCTCGACGGATTCCGGTTCAGGGGCTCCCGCCCGCGAAACGGCGATGAGCACCATGGCCAGTCCGGCCGTCACGGCACCGCCGATGAAGATGACGAAGAAGCTGCTCTCCAGTGGCACATCCGTGCCGGCGGCCACCCTGCTGAGCAGCACCGCGACCAGCGCCGCCGCCGTGGAACTCCCGATGGTGCGTGCGATCGCGTTCATGCTCGTCGCGACGCCGGTCTCGTTGGCGTCGACCTCGCTGACGACCAACGCCGGCAGCGCGCCGTAGCCGAGGCTGATGTAGGCGTTGGTGAGGATGCCCGCGACGATGACCTGCCACGTCTGCGAATGAGCGAACGCGATGAACACGAAACCAACGATCCCCGCGACCGCCGCCACCACGAGCACCGGGCGGGCGCCGTATCGGTCGATGAACCTGCCGCTGAACAAGGCGATGAGGAACCCCACGAACACCCCGGGCAACAAGAAGACCACGCTGGCCTCCAAAACCGTCGCTCCGAAGCCGTAACCCGCCGCCTCCCTGGGTATTTGGACGAACTGCGTCAAGCCGAGAAACGCGAAGTACAGCCCCACTCCCACGAAGACGGTGGCGAGGTTGGTCAACAAGATCGGACGCCGCTTCAACATCTCGGTCGAGACGAGGGGTTGTTTGGCTCGCCGCTCCCACTTCCACCAGCCGACGAGCACGAGGACACCGCCGACGGCGCACGCGAGCGTCGCCGGCGACGCCCAGCCCCATGACTGGCCCTGCGTCAGCGCCAGCAGGACGGCCGACAGACCAGCCGCCAGACCGAGCGCGCCGATCCAGTCGATCGTCCCGGTGACGCTGCGCGGCCGCCGGGGGACGACGAACATCGCGATCAGCATGACGACGGCGGTGAATCCGGTGGTCAGCCAGAACACCCGGTGATAACCCGCGTCTCCGCTCATCAACAGGCCAACGACGACGAGACCGCTGCCGCCGCCGAAGCCCAGCGTGCCCGACAGCACCGCCATCGCCGACATCAGCCGGCCCTCGGGCAATTCCTCGCGCAGGATCGCGATGCCGATCGGATAGAGCGCATACGAGGCGGCCTGCAGTACGCGGCCGACGATCAGCAGGGGCAGCGACGTCGTCGTGGCCGCCAGCAGGGATCCGACGAGTACGACCCCGAGGACGCTCAGCAGGACGGTTTTCTTGCAGTGCAGATCCGCGACGCGGCCGATCAATGGCGTTGCGGCGATGGCGGCCAGGAGATTGGCGGTCACCGCCCAGCTGACACCCACGTCGGAGGCGCGGAGTTGGTCGGCAATGATTCCGAGCACCGGGACCACGGCGGTCTGCAGCACCGCGACCGTCAGCACCACGACGCTCAAGCCCGCGACCAACAGCCTCGACCGCGTGCTGTTGTCGCCGGACGTGGTCGACCGGTTCGCGTCGGCCTCGACCACGTGGCGCTCCGATCGTTAGCTGATCTTCGGTTTCGCTTTCGATTATGTTCCTCGACCTCTGCCGGCTCATGACCGCCCGTCATGATCGAATGACCTCATGCCGGACGAGGGCGCCAGGAGCGCGCTGACCGAATCGACGTTCAGCGGTCACCGCCCCGCAAAGGCAGGGGATCTGTCGGTCGAGACACACGGGATCGCGCCGATCGGCGAGGATCAGCGATACGGAACGCCGGGACGGCTGTTCACGGTGTGGTTCGCCCCGCAGGTGAACGTGGCGAGCTTGTTCAGCGGCACGCTCGCGATCGTGCTCGGGCTCGGCTTCTGGCTGGGACTGCTGGCGATGGTGATCGGGACCGTCCTCGGCTCGATGATCGTGGGCTACCTGTCCACGTGGGGGCCGCGCACGGGAACGGGGCAGCTACCGAACGCCCGAATGGCGTTCGGCGGGGCGGTCGTGATTCCCGGTGTCCTGCAATGGCTCTCGTCGATCGCATGGACGGGACTGGTCGGACTCTTCGGCGGGGAGGCGCTACAAGCGCTGCTGGGCATCCCGTTCTGGACGGCGGTGCTGATTGTGCTCGGGGTCCAGGGCGTCGTCGGCTTTTTCGGCTACGAACTGATACACCGCGTACAGGCGGTGCTCAGCGTCGTGCTGTTCGTGACGTTCGTGGTCTTTGCAGTGAAACTCGTCGGCGGACACCAGATCATCACTCCGCCCGCGGTATCAGGAGCTGACCTTGCCGGCGCCTTCGTCCTCGAGGTGACCATCGCTTTCAGCCTCGCCGTCTCGTGGGCGAGCTATGCCGCGGATTTCAGCCGTTACCTGCCGGTGGAATCGTCGCGCATCAAAGTCTTCGGCTTCACGGTCGCCGGACTCGTGTTGTCCTACACGTTCATTCAGGGCATCGGGATCGCTGCTGCCGATGTGATCGGCGAGCACACCGCAGAAGGCATGCGCGCGGTGATGGGTGGTGGCCTGCTGGGAGCACTGGCACTGGTGATCATTGCGGTCGCATCGATCGGGTCAGGTGTCATGAACGACTACAGCGGATCACTCGCATTGCAGACCATCGGGGTCAGAGTGCGCAGGCCGGTGTCTGCGGTGATCGTCACTGCCTTGGCGTTCGCGCTGATCCTCTGGCTGAACGCCGCCGACACCGCGACACGTTTTCTGGACATCCTGCTGCTCGTCAGTTACTGGGTCCCGGCGTTCGTCGCCGTCGTCGTGATCGACTGGACGCTGCGGATCCGCGGCAGGGCAAGCCTCAACCCGGCCCAGGAGCCGACGGACAGACGCGATGCCGCGGTCGCGTTGGTGGTGTTCGTCGTGGCGTATGCGGCGGCCATCCCGTTCATGAACACGTCGTTGCTCAAAGGGCCCGTCGCGGTCGCGTGGCACGGCGCCGACATCGCCTACTACGTCAATCTGTTGGTCGCTGCTGTCCTTTACGGTGGCTACCGCTTGGTGCGCAGGCGCGGCGAATCGGGCTGACCAGTGGTGTTGATGAAGTCGTCGATCAGGTCCACCACCTCGCTGGGCCGTTCGACATGGGGGAAGTGTCCGACGCCGTCGAGCACCTCCAGCCGGCTTCCCGGGCGCGCTTCGTGGAGGGCATAGCCATGTTCGACGGGGATGATGCGGTCGTGGTCGCCCCAGATCACCATCGTGGGCAGATCGGCGGTCACATGCAGCCGGTTCAATGCGCTGACCGCCTGGCCCCGGTGGTCCACCACCGAGCGCAGCGTCCGCAGGAAGGCCTGCCGCGTCTCGCCATCCGATAGCGATGAGTAGGCGCTCCACATCTCGGCGCCGCGGGGAGACTGAATCCCGGCTGTCGACAACAACGAGCGCAGTTTGTTGCCTACCGTCAGCACCGGGCGCGGCGCGATGACCGGCAGTATCAGCTCGGCTCCCGGCGCGGACAGCATGCGCAGCGTCCAGCCGACATCGGGTCCGAGGCCGCCGCTGCTGATGAGGATGAGCCGCTCGCAGAAGTCGGGATGCTGGTAGACGAACTGCATGGCCACGCCGCCGCCCAACGACTGGCCGATGATCGTCGCCCGCTTGACCTCCAACTCGTCGAGCAGGTCCCGCAGCCACACAGCGAACGCGCCCAGCGAGTAGTCGCCCCGCGGCTTCGCGGATTGCCCGTGCCCCAGCAGGTCGGGCGCGACGACGCGATATCTCCGGGACAACTGGGGGATCACCGCGCGCCATGTCCCGCAACTGCCGGCCATTCCGTGAATCAGGACCAACGTTTCGGGGCCAGTGCCCTCATCCTGGTACGCCACGCGATCGCCATGCAGCTCGAGAAACTTCATCTCACTCATTCGAAATGGCCCCTTCTGACGTCCCGCCACTATCTACCCGAAAGCGGGGCAGGTGAAGCTGGGTCAGAATTGTGAGATCAACGCACACGGCGAGTTCTCGGTGTACGGCCCGTCACATTGGGCCGCGCTGGCGGTCTTCGTCGCGGGGGCAGTCGCCGTCGTGTGGCTCGGCCGCAGGCAGACCGAGCGCCAGGCGCGGGTGTTCGGCCGGATCGTCGGTGCGCTCACCGCGGCGATCTATGCCGCCGCGTTCGTCCACGCATTGTCCCCACCCGACGTGCGGTGGTCGGTGCCCCTGCATCTCACCGATCTGGCGACGATGGTGACCGCCTACGCCATGTGGTCGCAGCGGCAGTGGGCCTACACGTTGACCTATTACTGGGGCCTGGTACTCAGCGTGCAGGCGTTGATCTCGCCGGTGCTGACCGGTCCCGACTTTCCGCACTACCAGTTCCTGGGGTTCTGGGCGATTCATCTGCTGGTCGTCTGGGCGGCGATCTATCTCACCTGGGGCAGGGGTATGCGGCCCGGATGGCGCAGCTATCGGTTCGTGGTGGCGGTGACGTTGACGTGGCTCGCGGTCACGATGACGTTCAACAGCATCGCGGGCAGCAACTACGGCTTCCTCAACGCGAAGCCCAGCACCGCGTCATTGCTCGATGTGATGGGGCCGTGGCCCTGGTATGTGCTGGTTGGAGCCGTGCTCGTAGCGGCGATCTGGGCGGCAATGACGTGGCCGTGGGAACGGCGGCGGCGAAGTCAGGCCGATCCCTCGGAGTGCTCCTCGGCGACTTGAGCCACAGTCATACCGTCGACGAGCTTGTCCAGCGCGCTCGTCATCGTGGGGCATTCGCGGGCGGGGTGCTCCGTCGGACACTGCAGGGCATGCGTCAGGAACTGTTGCGCACCCTGCGCCTGCCTGATCACCTCGTCGAGTTGATCGATCTGTTCGCGGACGACTTCTCGCCATTGGGGAGCGGGCGCATCGAGGACGGCTGCGGCCGTGTCGAGCGAGACACCGAGCTGATGAAAGATCTTGATGAACGCGAGGCGGCGAAGGTCATCGGCACCGTACATGCGCCGGCCCGCCCGTCGCTGCTGCGGACGGACCAACCCGCGTTCGTCGTAATAGCGCAGCGCGGAGGTCGACAACCCCAGCCGGGCCGCCGCCTCGCCGATCGGAACGAGGTCCATCGCTTCTCATTTGACTTCAAGCCGACTTGAACCTGCAAGCTCGTGGGATGACCACTCCAGAAACACTCCCGGTCAACCATCACGCCGATCACCCGGGCTTTTCTGGTGTGACCGGGGCGATTGTCGGGCTGATGCTGCTGTGGATGGGACGGGCCAACGCGCGACTGGCCGTCGAGGTCACCGGAGTGTCGGCCGGTGACCGTGTCGTCGACATCGGGTGCGGTCCCGGTGGTGCGGTGCGGGAGGCCGCACGCCGCGGTGCGAGGGCGACCGGTGTCGATCCCGCTCCAGTCATGTTGCGGTTGGCCCGTACCTTCACCCGGGACGCGAGTATCGCGTGGGCCGAGGGCACCGCAGAGAGCGTGCCGCTGCCGGACGGTTCGGCGACGGTCCTGTGGTCGTTGGCGACCGTGCATCACTGGCAAAACGTCGGCATGGGCCTCGGTGAGGCACGACGGCTACTGGCGCCGAAGGGCCGTCTGCTCGCCGTCGAACGCCGGGTGCAGCGTGGTGCCACAGGTCTGGCAAGCCACGGATGGACAGA
The sequence above is drawn from the Mycobacterium gallinarum genome and encodes:
- a CDS encoding ABC transporter permease → MAGVATSGRQRSKIAPYLMVLPALVYLGIFFVVPFFTLAKTSLSSSGGSVYMPTLEFAWGFNNYFEAFSQYRDQILRSFGYALAATLLCLVLAFPLAYVIAFKAGRFKNLILGLVILPFFVTFLIRTIAWKTILADEGWLVQTLGTIGLLPEEGRLLSTSWAVIGGLTYNWIIFMILPLYVSLEKIDPRLIEASKDLYSSNVRSFTKVILPLSMPGVLAGSMLVFIPSVGDFINADYLGSTQTTMIGNVIQKQFLVVKDYPAAAALSLVLMLIILGGVLMYTRAMGTEDLV
- a CDS encoding polyamine ABC transporter substrate-binding protein — its product is MPSTNIDLELAARLAANRTSRRRFIGGGAAAAAALALGPSFLAACSSESGESGETSAQNGGPASGTLRVSNWPLYMADGFVAAFQTASGITVDYKEDFNDNEQWFAKNKEPLSRKQDIGADLAVPTTFMAVRLHQLGWLNDISDAGWSNKKNLRPDLLEASVDPERKFSAPYMSGLVGLAYNRAATGRDISKIDDLWDPAFKGRVSLFSDAQDGLGMLMLSQGNSPEDPSTETVQKAVDLVREQKDKGQIRRFTGNDYADDLAAGNIAVAQAYSGDVVQLQADNPDLQFVVPESGATTFVDTMVIPYTTKNQSAAEAWINYIYDRANYAKLVSFVQYVPVLSDMTEELEKVDPAAASNPLINPSKETLDKSKGWAPLTDEQTLEYNTLYAAVTGG
- a CDS encoding ABC transporter ATP-binding protein, whose product is MEIDHVTKRFSDYVAVAEADFSIASGEFFSLLGPSGCGKTTTLRMIAGFESPTEGAIRLEGVDVSRVPPHKRNVNTVFQHYALFPHMSVWDNVAYGPRSRKKDKAEVRKRVDELLEVVRLTDFAERRPAQLSGGQQQRVALARALVNYPSALLLDEPLGALDLKLRHAMQFELKRIQREVGITFIYVTHDQEEALTMSDRIAVMNAGNVDQIGTPTEIYDRPSTVFVASFIGQANLWAGRQTGRTNRDFVEVEVLGTTLKARPGDTAIEPGGHATLMVRPERVRVSVDAPTGDVATVAATVKDLTFQGPVVRLMLVAPDDSTIIAHVGPEQDLPMLRPGDGVHVSWAPDASLVLPAADIPTAEDLEEMLDDS
- a CDS encoding type II toxin-antitoxin system Rv0910 family toxin, whose protein sequence is MATVDVSVSSDLSPEKAWELASDLSRFDEWLTIFGGWKSAVPTEVEVGTTVSSTIKVKGFRNVIHWRVTRYDEPKAIELVGRGKPAVCIALRLCVKEVPGPSEDVASGSVFQVIADLTGGLLNTKIGNLVAKVLESDVRRSVTNLAALR
- a CDS encoding MFS transporter; amino-acid sequence: MVEADANRSTTSGDNSTRSRLLVAGLSVVVLTVAVLQTAVVPVLGIIADQLRASDVGVSWAVTANLLAAIAATPLIGRVADLHCKKTVLLSVLGVVLVGSLLAATTTSLPLLIVGRVLQAASYALYPIGIAILREELPEGRLMSAMAVLSGTLGFGGGSGLVVVGLLMSGDAGYHRVFWLTTGFTAVVMLIAMFVVPRRPRSVTGTIDWIGALGLAAGLSAVLLALTQGQSWGWASPATLACAVGGVLVLVGWWKWERRAKQPLVSTEMLKRRPILLTNLATVFVGVGLYFAFLGLTQFVQIPREAAGYGFGATVLEASVVFLLPGVFVGFLIALFSGRFIDRYGARPVLVVAAVAGIVGFVFIAFAHSQTWQVIVAGILTNAYISLGYGALPALVVSEVDANETGVATSMNAIARTIGSSTAAALVAVLLSRVAAGTDVPLESSFFVIFIGGAVTAGLAMVLIAVSRAGAPEPESVEARYESRAMNHEWG
- a CDS encoding purine-cytosine permease family protein — its product is MPDEGARSALTESTFSGHRPAKAGDLSVETHGIAPIGEDQRYGTPGRLFTVWFAPQVNVASLFSGTLAIVLGLGFWLGLLAMVIGTVLGSMIVGYLSTWGPRTGTGQLPNARMAFGGAVVIPGVLQWLSSIAWTGLVGLFGGEALQALLGIPFWTAVLIVLGVQGVVGFFGYELIHRVQAVLSVVLFVTFVVFAVKLVGGHQIITPPAVSGADLAGAFVLEVTIAFSLAVSWASYAADFSRYLPVESSRIKVFGFTVAGLVLSYTFIQGIGIAAADVIGEHTAEGMRAVMGGGLLGALALVIIAVASIGSGVMNDYSGSLALQTIGVRVRRPVSAVIVTALAFALILWLNAADTATRFLDILLLVSYWVPAFVAVVVIDWTLRIRGRASLNPAQEPTDRRDAAVALVVFVVAYAAAIPFMNTSLLKGPVAVAWHGADIAYYVNLLVAAVLYGGYRLVRRRGESG
- a CDS encoding alpha/beta fold hydrolase, whose translation is MSEMKFLELHGDRVAYQDEGTGPETLVLIHGMAGSCGTWRAVIPQLSRRYRVVAPDLLGHGQSAKPRGDYSLGAFAVWLRDLLDELEVKRATIIGQSLGGGVAMQFVYQHPDFCERLILISSGGLGPDVGWTLRMLSAPGAELILPVIAPRPVLTVGNKLRSLLSTAGIQSPRGAEMWSAYSSLSDGETRQAFLRTLRSVVDHRGQAVSALNRLHVTADLPTMVIWGDHDRIIPVEHGYALHEARPGSRLEVLDGVGHFPHVERPSEVVDLIDDFINTTGQPDSPRLRTKR
- a CDS encoding YwaF family protein, whose translation is MNAHGEFSVYGPSHWAALAVFVAGAVAVVWLGRRQTERQARVFGRIVGALTAAIYAAAFVHALSPPDVRWSVPLHLTDLATMVTAYAMWSQRQWAYTLTYYWGLVLSVQALISPVLTGPDFPHYQFLGFWAIHLLVVWAAIYLTWGRGMRPGWRSYRFVVAVTLTWLAVTMTFNSIAGSNYGFLNAKPSTASLLDVMGPWPWYVLVGAVLVAAIWAAMTWPWERRRRSQADPSECSSAT
- a CDS encoding MerR family transcriptional regulator; its protein translation is MDLVPIGEAAARLGLSTSALRYYDERGLVRPQQRRAGRRMYGADDLRRLAFIKIFHQLGVSLDTAAAVLDAPAPQWREVVREQIDQLDEVIRQAQGAQQFLTHALQCPTEHPARECPTMTSALDKLVDGMTVAQVAEEHSEGSA
- a CDS encoding class I SAM-dependent methyltransferase; protein product: MTTPETLPVNHHADHPGFSGVTGAIVGLMLLWMGRANARLAVEVTGVSAGDRVVDIGCGPGGAVREAARRGARATGVDPAPVMLRLARTFTRDASIAWAEGTAESVPLPDGSATVLWSLATVHHWQNVGMGLGEARRLLAPKGRLLAVERRVQRGATGLASHGWTEQQAESFAAQCRTSGFTDVTVGQHGHGRRSVWTVIAVRP